From the Paenibacillus sp. FSL H8-0548 genome, one window contains:
- a CDS encoding MoxR family ATPase: protein MISPQFSEDTKEERYSHWPEAPQVLLHRLLVKVESVLLGKQQVIRNTLTALLAGGHVLLEDVPGVGKTLLAQAFARAVGGDFKRIQFTSDMLPADIVGGVVLDTRSSELVYRPGPIMGNVVLADEINRTSPRTQSALLEAMEERRVTVEGKTRKLPVPFMLIATQNPLSFEGTNTLPEAQLDRFMMRLTIGYPGSAEEKRMLEQYADGNRIEPDRLRPVIATEEWLQMQAEARQTHMHPALLEYMVQVADATRRAPEVMLGLSPRALRDWLRASQANAYMEGRGYAVPDDLLATADAVLPHRLSLRFNAAASGADTASVIKRIIRECKLPAAAGSGKRR, encoded by the coding sequence ATGATTTCTCCCCAATTTTCAGAGGATACCAAAGAGGAACGCTATAGTCATTGGCCGGAAGCTCCGCAGGTGCTGCTTCATCGGCTGCTAGTGAAGGTAGAGAGTGTATTGCTAGGGAAGCAGCAGGTGATCAGAAATACGTTAACAGCGCTGCTTGCCGGTGGTCATGTGCTGCTTGAGGATGTGCCGGGTGTTGGCAAGACGCTGCTTGCACAAGCTTTTGCAAGGGCGGTCGGCGGTGATTTCAAAAGAATTCAGTTTACCTCTGATATGCTGCCAGCCGATATTGTTGGCGGAGTCGTGCTGGATACACGTTCGAGCGAGCTTGTGTATCGGCCTGGTCCGATAATGGGCAATGTAGTGCTGGCTGACGAGATCAACCGCACCTCGCCGCGCACGCAGTCAGCGCTTCTTGAAGCGATGGAGGAAAGACGGGTCACGGTCGAGGGGAAAACGCGCAAGCTGCCCGTACCGTTCATGCTCATTGCAACACAAAATCCGCTCAGCTTTGAAGGGACGAATACGCTGCCTGAAGCGCAGCTGGATCGGTTTATGATGCGGCTGACGATCGGTTACCCGGGATCGGCGGAAGAGAAACGAATGCTGGAGCAGTATGCCGACGGCAATCGGATCGAGCCGGATCGGCTTCGTCCGGTCATTGCAACAGAGGAATGGCTGCAAATGCAGGCAGAGGCGCGTCAGACGCATATGCATCCTGCGCTGCTTGAATATATGGTGCAGGTCGCCGATGCGACTCGCCGGGCACCTGAGGTCATGCTGGGACTAAGTCCAAGGGCACTACGGGATTGGCTGCGCGCTTCGCAGGCAAATGCCTACATGGAAGGCCGCGGCTATGCGGTTCCTGATGATTTGCTGGCGACGGCTGATGCTGTGCTGCCGCATCGATTGTCGCTTCGCTTTAATGCTGCTGCTTCAGGAGCGGATACAGCTTCTGTTATAAAGCGGATCATTCGCGAATGCAAGCTGCCGGCTGCCGCAGGAAGCGGGAAGCGCCGATGA
- a CDS encoding ABC-2 family transporter protein: MRYASLFWEYLKNYAKTRLTYRTDFWIEVLSDLLFQGMNLIFILIVFQHTPSLGGWSEAEVVFVYGFFMVPYGVFSTFFSIWNFSERYIVKGEMDRVLTRPAHSLYQVLLENVDPPSLIGSFVGAIIMVLCWTQLGLPFEVLDLFIMLLLVLGSVLIYAGLYTALSAISFYSDAPTGIVPLMYNIQNYGRYPVNIYNKMIRFVLTWVLPFAFVGVIPASYFLEKKTDDLSQLALFTPVMGVIVFTLGLCLWNHGVKRYRGAGS, encoded by the coding sequence ATGAGATACGCATCACTGTTCTGGGAATATCTTAAAAATTACGCAAAAACCAGATTGACGTACCGTACGGATTTCTGGATTGAGGTGCTCTCTGATTTATTGTTTCAAGGGATGAACCTTATCTTTATATTAATTGTGTTCCAGCATACGCCTTCGCTCGGCGGCTGGTCGGAGGCAGAGGTTGTATTTGTTTATGGCTTCTTTATGGTTCCGTATGGCGTATTCAGCACTTTCTTCAGCATTTGGAATTTCAGTGAGCGTTATATTGTAAAAGGTGAAATGGATCGTGTCCTGACACGACCTGCTCATAGCCTGTATCAGGTGCTGCTCGAAAATGTAGACCCGCCTTCCTTGATCGGCTCCTTCGTCGGCGCCATCATTATGGTGCTGTGCTGGACACAGCTCGGTTTGCCATTTGAAGTGCTCGACCTCTTTATAATGCTTCTACTTGTGCTGGGATCGGTGCTTATCTATGCGGGGCTTTATACGGCTCTTAGTGCGATTTCGTTTTATTCCGATGCGCCAACGGGCATTGTGCCGTTGATGTATAATATTCAAAACTACGGCCGCTATCCTGTAAACATTTATAATAAAATGATACGGTTCGTCCTGACATGGGTGCTGCCATTCGCATTCGTCGGCGTCATTCCGGCTTCTTATTTTCTGGAGAAGAAAACGGATGATCTCTCACAGCTGGCGTTATTTACGCCTGTCATGGGAGTGATTGTTTTCACATTGGGACTATGTTTATGGAATCACGGTGTGAAGCGATATCGCGGTGCCGGCTCGTAG
- a CDS encoding polysaccharide deacetylase family protein, with translation MRRMMQAAICAMVVWFGLFEPGSIALHKGEAVREREVVQASAGESASAIYDTKPLPIVTASYKSNEPVEGKEPAKPAIPPQNDKAASAPQQTNQKILYLTLDDGPSENTKQVLDILKQEGISATFFVLGEQVLKQPELAKRLIEEGHAIGNHTFNHKYDRLYGSFAEFAEQVMKTDQAIYDTTGVRTTLFRAPGGTYTNFDQGYFDAMAEAGYLVHDWNVDSGDSKRQGVPAAEILTTIKGSKLTNNLNVLLHDGKGHAESVKALPEIIKYYKSKGYVFAPLTEQVAPIQFKPAEKLKWSRKQVTKQERKELYQFSEKLARTSQLAHAEKNAPSLILHRGEETLALKAGEYGLKNGSIEAPLLKLSEWVGGTAEFNAEAGVLEAYYNGSQVLLLSSEAGKTFAEQPELTAVPVRETLQKFGIGIASYIYNDQQREIWLTE, from the coding sequence ATGAGACGTATGATGCAGGCGGCAATATGTGCGATGGTGGTATGGTTTGGCTTGTTTGAGCCCGGAAGCATTGCGCTTCATAAAGGCGAAGCTGTGAGGGAGCGGGAGGTCGTACAGGCAAGCGCAGGTGAGTCGGCATCTGCTATCTATGATACAAAGCCGCTTCCTATCGTGACGGCATCCTATAAATCCAATGAACCAGTGGAGGGAAAGGAACCCGCTAAACCGGCGATCCCCCCTCAGAATGATAAAGCAGCATCAGCGCCGCAGCAGACCAATCAGAAAATATTATATTTAACCTTAGATGATGGTCCAAGTGAAAATACGAAGCAGGTGCTGGATATTTTGAAGCAGGAAGGCATTTCTGCGACTTTTTTTGTATTAGGGGAGCAGGTGCTGAAGCAGCCGGAACTCGCTAAACGATTGATAGAGGAAGGACACGCAATCGGCAATCATACGTTTAATCATAAATATGATCGTTTATATGGGAGCTTTGCTGAATTCGCTGAGCAGGTCATGAAAACAGACCAGGCCATTTACGATACAACGGGCGTTAGAACGACGCTGTTTCGTGCCCCAGGCGGAACGTACACCAATTTTGACCAAGGCTACTTTGATGCGATGGCAGAGGCCGGCTACCTTGTGCATGATTGGAATGTGGATAGTGGGGATTCGAAGCGGCAAGGCGTACCTGCTGCAGAGATTTTGACGACAATAAAAGGGTCAAAGCTAACCAACAATTTGAACGTGCTGCTTCATGATGGCAAAGGACATGCGGAGTCGGTTAAGGCGCTGCCCGAGATTATTAAGTATTACAAGAGCAAGGGCTATGTATTTGCACCGCTTACGGAGCAGGTAGCACCTATTCAGTTCAAGCCCGCTGAGAAGCTAAAGTGGAGCAGGAAGCAGGTGACAAAGCAGGAGAGGAAAGAGTTATATCAATTCTCAGAGAAGCTTGCTCGAACGAGCCAGCTCGCACATGCGGAGAAGAACGCGCCTAGCTTGATTTTGCACCGGGGAGAGGAAACGTTGGCGCTCAAGGCGGGAGAATACGGCTTGAAAAATGGTTCTATTGAAGCGCCGCTGCTGAAGCTGTCGGAGTGGGTTGGCGGCACCGCTGAATTTAATGCGGAGGCTGGCGTTTTAGAAGCATATTATAATGGCAGCCAAGTGCTGTTGCTGTCAAGTGAGGCGGGGAAAACATTCGCAGAGCAGCCGGAGCTGACGGCTGTGCCGGTGCGCGAAACGCTGCAAAAGTTCGGAATCGGTATTGCAAGCTATATCTATAACGATCAGCAGCGAGAAATTTGGTTGACAGAGTAA
- a CDS encoding efflux RND transporter permease subunit, which yields MKFFTSFSLRNPVAIILLVILIAASGVYATLGFKQEQQPEIAFPGIMVAAVYPGAAPNEVMNQVTMPLEKVLRNLEGVKSITSQSANSVSMLQLEFSYSDDMKKKQAEVTQAIGEASLPESVAKPEVQYFSTTNQPIMYTSVAAEEGVTEEQLTAIVQNSLLTDLQAIEGVSDVRVTGLKDTGVYIQLDAQKMADKGITYDQILAGLQANNLSVPLGEATINSTKLPVFVQGDLRSIEQLKAWSLTPAGDVKLTDIAEISQGKALSVINRTNGRASVSLDIVKSSDANTVEVSDKVQQVFKDAEKDGQIKSLIMYNRATDVKESVNTLAREGALGALFASILILFFLRNFRATLIAIVSIPLSMLIAMICLKYFTDVTLNIMTLGGLAVATGRVVDDSIVVIENIVRRMRGEKITKDLILSATAEVGRAITSSTITTVAVFAPLGLLQGMIGGYFRPFAWTVGFALLSSLLVALTVVPLMAWALMRNAKLTEPKESSMSRGYKRVLQWSLGHKTIVLVVSFLLFFGSLVPIIAGKVDVILLPESEYKYMFATLEMPKGTSLDTLEVEADRLDAIIREHKDVENTNVTIGGVFGGGMEATNKVDWFIGFNAEADMDAFIDEIGAEAAVPADSEFSLIKDEMGGGGSIAITVTGSTTEAVRSATEQITTAVRELKGTDNVSNNLQDGTKGIAIEVRQQDANKYGLSAAQASFMLRPFLTEMKVGLIGDGSNASELYLALSGISVASTSDIGNLKLQSPLGEAILVKDIADVKEVQLPNTLQYKNGVEYATVSALITDKSISKVNQALEKSLKELVLPAGVSYSLGGSDEDVQTMMQDMLMAMLVAVGMVYIVMVIAFREGRAPLAVLFSLPFALIGGLVGTMAVGEPISVSSMIGFLMLIGIVVTNAIVLIERVQQQIEHGMTIREALIEAGGTRLRPILMTAIATICALMPLAIGLGGGSVISSGLAVVVIGGLASSTLLTLVVVPVMYELLYFKRAKQQRLSGGSSLDAAA from the coding sequence ATGAAATTTTTTACGAGCTTTTCACTGCGAAATCCGGTCGCGATTATTTTGTTAGTCATTTTGATCGCAGCAAGCGGTGTGTATGCGACGTTGGGCTTTAAGCAGGAGCAGCAGCCGGAGATTGCATTTCCAGGCATTATGGTTGCAGCGGTATATCCAGGTGCGGCGCCAAATGAAGTGATGAATCAGGTTACAATGCCGCTTGAGAAGGTATTGCGCAATTTGGAAGGTGTCAAAAGCATTACGTCCCAATCCGCTAACAGCGTATCGATGCTGCAGCTGGAATTCAGCTACAGCGATGATATGAAGAAGAAGCAAGCGGAGGTTACTCAGGCAATTGGAGAAGCGTCCCTGCCGGAGAGTGTTGCAAAGCCGGAGGTTCAATATTTCTCAACGACTAATCAGCCTATTATGTACACGAGCGTAGCTGCAGAAGAGGGAGTGACCGAGGAGCAATTAACGGCCATCGTCCAAAATTCGCTGCTTACAGATTTACAAGCAATAGAAGGTGTAAGCGATGTTCGAGTTACCGGCCTGAAGGATACAGGTGTATACATACAGCTTGATGCACAAAAGATGGCCGATAAAGGCATCACATACGATCAGATTTTGGCAGGGCTGCAAGCCAATAATTTAAGTGTGCCGCTGGGCGAGGCAACGATCAACTCGACGAAGCTGCCGGTGTTCGTTCAAGGTGATCTTCGTTCGATTGAGCAGCTAAAAGCATGGAGCCTGACGCCAGCCGGAGATGTGAAATTGACCGACATTGCCGAGATTTCACAGGGGAAGGCGCTTAGTGTCATTAATCGAACCAATGGGAGAGCAAGCGTATCGTTGGACATTGTGAAGTCAAGCGATGCGAATACGGTAGAAGTATCTGACAAGGTGCAGCAAGTATTTAAGGATGCCGAGAAGGATGGGCAAATTAAATCACTCATCATGTATAACCGTGCGACGGACGTGAAGGAATCAGTAAATACTCTTGCACGAGAAGGTGCGCTTGGCGCCTTGTTCGCCTCGATTCTGATTTTGTTCTTCCTGCGGAACTTCCGGGCTACGCTCATAGCTATCGTATCGATTCCGCTCTCGATGCTGATCGCGATGATTTGCTTGAAATATTTTACGGATGTGACGTTGAATATTATGACGCTTGGCGGCTTGGCCGTTGCAACAGGGCGAGTCGTGGATGACAGTATTGTCGTTATTGAAAATATTGTGCGAAGGATGAGAGGCGAGAAAATAACGAAGGATTTGATTCTTTCGGCAACGGCTGAGGTAGGGAGAGCGATTACCTCCTCCACCATCACGACGGTAGCTGTTTTTGCACCGCTCGGCTTGCTTCAAGGGATGATCGGAGGCTATTTCCGTCCGTTCGCTTGGACCGTTGGATTTGCACTGCTGTCCTCGCTGCTTGTTGCGCTTACGGTAGTGCCGCTCATGGCATGGGCACTGATGAGAAATGCAAAGCTTACAGAGCCTAAGGAATCTTCCATGAGCCGCGGCTATAAGCGGGTGCTGCAATGGTCGCTGGGGCACAAAACGATCGTACTGGTCGTATCGTTTCTGTTATTTTTCGGAAGTCTTGTACCGATCATTGCGGGCAAGGTTGACGTTATTTTACTCCCGGAGTCTGAATATAAATATATGTTCGCCACGCTGGAAATGCCCAAAGGAACTAGCTTGGATACGCTAGAAGTAGAAGCCGATCGTCTGGATGCGATCATTCGGGAGCATAAGGATGTTGAGAATACGAATGTTACGATAGGCGGCGTCTTCGGAGGCGGCATGGAAGCAACGAATAAAGTAGATTGGTTTATTGGCTTTAATGCAGAAGCAGATATGGATGCCTTCATTGACGAAATAGGAGCAGAGGCAGCTGTGCCTGCGGACAGTGAGTTTAGCTTGATCAAAGATGAAATGGGTGGCGGCGGCAGCATTGCGATAACGGTAACCGGCTCTACAACGGAAGCGGTTCGCAGTGCAACGGAGCAAATTACAACAGCTGTTCGTGAGCTGAAAGGAACGGATAACGTAAGCAACAATTTGCAGGATGGAACAAAAGGAATCGCGATCGAGGTTCGCCAGCAGGATGCGAATAAGTATGGACTGTCAGCTGCGCAGGCTTCCTTCATGCTGCGGCCGTTTTTGACAGAAATGAAGGTGGGTCTGATTGGAGACGGCTCGAATGCAAGTGAGCTTTACTTAGCTTTAAGCGGTATATCTGTAGCCTCAACGAGTGATATTGGCAATTTGAAGCTTCAATCACCGCTTGGCGAGGCTATTCTGGTGAAGGATATTGCCGACGTCAAGGAGGTGCAGCTTCCTAATACGCTTCAATATAAGAATGGAGTGGAATATGCTACCGTCTCAGCTCTAATTACAGATAAAAGCATTAGCAAGGTAAATCAAGCTTTAGAGAAGTCGCTTAAGGAGCTTGTATTGCCGGCAGGTGTGAGCTACTCGCTTGGCGGCAGCGATGAGGACGTTCAAACGATGATGCAGGATATGTTGATGGCGATGCTTGTTGCCGTAGGGATGGTTTACATCGTAATGGTTATTGCATTCAGAGAAGGAAGAGCACCGCTCGCCGTCTTGTTCTCCTTGCCATTTGCTTTGATTGGCGGCTTAGTAGGGACGATGGCAGTGGGCGAGCCGATTTCGGTTTCGAGTATGATTGGCTTCCTAATGCTGATCGGAATCGTTGTGACGAATGCGATCGTGCTGATCGAGCGAGTCCAGCAGCAAATTGAGCATGGGATGACGATTCGCGAGGCGCTTATTGAAGCGGGAGGAACGAGACTGCGTCCGATTCTTATGACTGCGATTGCTACCATTTGCGCACTTATGCCGCTGGCGATTGGTTTAGGCGGCGGTAGTGTGATTTCAAGCGGGCTTGCGGTCGTCGTTATTGGCGGCTTGGCCAGCTCAACACTGCTTACCTTAGTTGTTGTGCCGGTCATGTATGAGCTGCTCTATTTCAAGCGTGCGAAGCAGCAGCGACTTAGCGGTGGCAGCAGCTTGGATGCTGCAGCTTAG
- a CDS encoding copper amine oxidase N-terminal domain-containing protein yields the protein MKQIIAAIIIALALIVPNTADAAAQAKYDFSWGERGSYSGIALIKNGVTFVPITHVIQYSQIEHSWDSSGKRAQFNGWKKSFAVRVGSLTGMLDGKVVNLQGAPFIFKEELYLPARFVVLALGGGNVSWDARTHTLKADQLQSYKKYDFVHEGLKYTVAGKSGILYVTDGKGVQRELANLGTPINEFLTFSVEKTPGGLLVLSLHDNYGEPHFGNQLFTLVIKDGNVISQASVKYWNRFETNVTRAEGQLLLNDGNTLKIIEDGTGNVMETIDLVQLGGEEDDYFIEYFDKDVFLLRANKSGILKLIDRAAGTSTVLYKELFDAKYQEYAEFNDSPYRGDFLKLIKREGDMLYFKNNIPFDRDQTTYSYKISA from the coding sequence ATGAAGCAGATCATAGCAGCTATAATAATTGCATTAGCGCTTATAGTTCCGAACACGGCAGATGCAGCGGCCCAGGCGAAATATGATTTCAGCTGGGGGGAGCGAGGAAGCTATTCCGGTATAGCCCTCATAAAAAACGGAGTTACATTCGTACCAATAACGCATGTAATACAATACTCGCAAATTGAGCATAGCTGGGACTCCTCGGGTAAGAGGGCTCAATTCAATGGCTGGAAGAAATCATTCGCTGTCCGTGTAGGCAGCCTGACAGGTATGCTGGATGGGAAGGTGGTCAATCTGCAGGGTGCGCCATTCATTTTCAAAGAAGAGCTTTATTTGCCAGCCCGGTTTGTAGTACTTGCGCTGGGCGGAGGAAATGTATCGTGGGACGCTCGTACCCACACTCTAAAGGCTGACCAACTGCAAAGCTACAAGAAATATGATTTTGTCCATGAGGGACTGAAATACACTGTAGCAGGAAAAAGCGGTATTCTCTATGTGACGGACGGCAAAGGCGTTCAACGCGAGCTCGCAAATCTGGGCACTCCCATTAATGAGTTTCTCACATTCAGCGTTGAAAAAACGCCAGGTGGATTGCTGGTGCTGAGCTTACACGACAACTATGGCGAGCCTCATTTTGGCAATCAATTGTTCACCCTAGTCATAAAAGACGGTAACGTAATAAGTCAGGCAAGCGTGAAATATTGGAATCGTTTCGAAACCAATGTTACAAGGGCGGAGGGCCAGCTTCTGTTGAATGACGGTAATACGTTGAAGATTATCGAGGATGGTACTGGAAATGTGATGGAAACCATTGATTTAGTTCAGCTCGGCGGTGAAGAGGACGATTATTTTATCGAATATTTCGATAAGGATGTATTCCTGCTGCGCGCTAACAAAAGTGGAATACTTAAGCTAATAGATAGAGCTGCGGGCACAAGCACGGTTCTTTATAAGGAATTGTTTGATGCAAAGTATCAAGAATACGCAGAGTTTAACGATAGCCCTTATCGTGGTGATTTTCTGAAATTGATTAAGCGTGAGGGTGATATGCTGTATTTCAAAAATAATATTCCATTCGATAGAGACCAAACAACCTACAGCTATAAAATTTCTGCTTAA
- a CDS encoding ABC transporter ATP-binding protein, producing the protein MTAIDVKDLRKQFRVQKNREGLSGALKDLFKREYNEITAVKDISFQIPQGEICGYIGENGAGKSTTIKMLTGILVPTAGELKVNGYVPFKDREKFVSGIGVVFGQRSQLWWDIGVIESFQLLRKVYRVSESDFRKRLDELVERLQLGDLLNRPVRKLSLGQRMRCELVASLLHNPSILFLDEPTIGLDIIVKTEIRDFLMQMNKEQGTTILLTTHDLQDIEALCSRVIMLDDGRIIYDGGLDELKNRWSKGREIQFQFAGNTQLAKLKQLTENLDVTWTMDNEITAKMWLPHSVNVSDALASVVGGVEIRDIKIIETNTDDIVRSIYSAGSATAPKATTVS; encoded by the coding sequence ATGACAGCTATTGATGTGAAGGATTTACGCAAACAATTTCGTGTTCAGAAAAACCGTGAAGGCTTATCTGGCGCACTCAAGGATTTGTTTAAACGTGAGTACAATGAGATTACGGCGGTAAAAGATATTTCGTTTCAAATTCCGCAGGGCGAAATTTGCGGCTATATTGGAGAAAATGGAGCCGGCAAATCAACAACGATTAAAATGCTTACAGGTATTTTGGTGCCTACAGCAGGTGAGCTTAAAGTAAACGGGTATGTGCCTTTTAAGGATCGAGAGAAGTTCGTAAGCGGCATTGGTGTCGTGTTTGGCCAACGCTCGCAGCTGTGGTGGGATATCGGTGTAATTGAATCGTTTCAGCTGCTGCGAAAGGTATACCGCGTTTCTGAGTCGGATTTCCGCAAACGTTTGGATGAGCTGGTTGAGCGTCTGCAGCTTGGCGATTTGCTCAATCGTCCAGTTCGGAAGCTAAGCCTTGGACAGCGGATGCGCTGCGAACTTGTCGCTTCACTGCTTCACAACCCATCCATTCTGTTTCTTGATGAGCCGACGATCGGTCTTGATATTATCGTGAAGACGGAAATTCGTGATTTCCTTATGCAAATGAACAAAGAGCAGGGGACGACAATTTTGCTGACAACACATGATTTGCAAGATATTGAAGCGCTATGCTCACGCGTCATTATGCTCGATGATGGTCGAATTATTTATGATGGCGGACTGGATGAGCTTAAAAACCGTTGGAGCAAGGGCCGCGAAATACAATTCCAGTTCGCAGGAAATACGCAGCTTGCGAAGCTTAAGCAGCTTACGGAGAATTTGGATGTAACTTGGACGATGGATAATGAGATCACCGCAAAAATGTGGCTGCCGCACAGCGTTAACGTTTCAGATGCGCTGGCTTCAGTAGTAGGCGGCGTTGAAATACGCGATATTAAAATAATAGAAACAAATACCGATGATATCGTTCGCAGCATCTATTCCGCGGGCTCTGCTACCGCTCCAAAGGCAACGACAGTATCATGA
- the bcp gene encoding thioredoxin-dependent thiol peroxidase — protein sequence MTQLQVGDQAPDFQLMASNGEMVSLSDYRGKNVVLYFYPKNMTTACIQESCDFRDANKEMLQHNTVILGISLDTIKSHQNFIAKKELPFLLLADTEHAVCELYGVWQLKKLYGREYMGLVRSTFLIDTAGKLVQEWRKVRVKDHAQQVLNVVQQL from the coding sequence ATGACACAGCTTCAAGTAGGAGATCAGGCGCCAGATTTTCAATTGATGGCGTCTAATGGAGAGATGGTTTCATTAAGTGATTATCGCGGCAAAAATGTGGTGCTGTATTTTTATCCTAAGAATATGACGACAGCTTGCATTCAAGAGTCCTGCGACTTTCGGGATGCGAACAAGGAGATGCTGCAACATAACACTGTTATTTTGGGCATCAGCCTCGATACGATCAAATCACATCAAAATTTTATCGCGAAGAAGGAGCTGCCCTTTCTATTGTTGGCCGATACGGAGCATGCCGTGTGTGAGCTGTATGGCGTCTGGCAGCTAAAGAAGCTATACGGCAGAGAGTATATGGGACTTGTTCGATCAACATTTTTAATTGACACTGCCGGCAAACTGGTTCAAGAATGGCGCAAGGTGCGAGTAAAGGATCATGCGCAGCAGGTGCTTAATGTGGTGCAGCAGCTTTAA
- a CDS encoding ABC-2 family transporter protein, with the protein MMSAYIDFIRIRFITMLAYRVNYYSGIIIYAINIGAYYFLWQAIYGNQETLAGFTVNQMTTYIAVSWMARAFYFNNLDREIANEIRDGSVSVQLIRPYSYLLVKMMQGFGEGLFRMLLFMVPGMIIVCLIFPVTLPTDPQTWLIYMVMLFFSFLINSQINILTGLFAFFVENNEGMMRMKRVLVDLFSGVVVPIAFMPGWLAGIMQWLPFQAITYLPSSVFTGRTPTSEVLNVFGIQVLWFVGLLIPIWLTWRSARKRLFVQGG; encoded by the coding sequence ATGATGAGCGCTTATATCGATTTTATACGAATTAGGTTTATTACGATGCTTGCATACCGGGTTAATTATTATAGCGGGATTATTATTTATGCCATTAATATTGGTGCCTATTACTTTCTGTGGCAGGCGATTTACGGCAACCAGGAAACGCTGGCTGGTTTTACCGTCAACCAGATGACGACATATATCGCTGTATCTTGGATGGCCCGGGCGTTTTATTTCAACAACCTTGACCGAGAAATCGCGAACGAAATTCGAGATGGCAGCGTATCGGTTCAGCTTATAAGGCCATATTCTTATTTGCTTGTGAAGATGATGCAGGGCTTTGGCGAGGGCTTATTCCGGATGCTGCTGTTTATGGTGCCTGGCATGATTATCGTGTGCTTAATCTTTCCGGTGACGCTCCCGACAGATCCGCAAACCTGGCTTATTTATATGGTGATGCTTTTCTTTAGCTTTCTCATTAACTCACAAATCAATATTTTGACCGGCTTGTTCGCCTTTTTCGTTGAGAATAACGAAGGCATGATGCGAATGAAACGAGTACTGGTTGACTTGTTCTCAGGCGTGGTCGTGCCTATCGCTTTCATGCCAGGCTGGCTCGCTGGTATTATGCAGTGGCTGCCGTTTCAGGCCATTACTTATTTGCCTAGCTCCGTATTTACCGGTCGTACGCCGACAAGTGAGGTACTGAATGTTTTTGGCATACAGGTGCTATGGTTTGTGGGCTTATTAATACCGATCTGGCTAACGTGGCGTTCTGCTCGTAAGCGGTTGTTCGTGCAAGGGGGTTGA